From the Paenibacillus sp. FSL H8-0548 genome, one window contains:
- a CDS encoding DUF1450 domain-containing protein, whose product MNRLKKIKYCKRNLKNGLEPIYKAMKNRYPDIKQKKSDCLGDCRTCRLECFVVIKSKTVSAPSAEKLYKRLKKLIG is encoded by the coding sequence GTGAATCGATTGAAGAAGATCAAGTATTGCAAACGGAATTTAAAGAACGGCTTGGAACCGATTTATAAAGCAATGAAAAATCGTTATCCGGATATTAAGCAGAAGAAAAGTGATTGCCTTGGCGACTGCAGGACCTGTAGGCTAGAGTGCTTCGTCGTCATTAAGTCGAAGACGGTTAGCGCACCGTCGGCAGAAAAGCTCTACAAACGATTAAAAAAGTTGATTGGATAA
- a CDS encoding ferritin — MNDGLTEALNEQMNFEFYSAHVYLAMAAYCSGESLDGFANFFIVQAEEERFHAMKIYKFLNDRGRRAKLAALGEPNNNYVSILDAFEHGYAHEQENTRRFYNLSDLAISDREHATINFLKWFIDEQVEEEALFDNIIHKLKRIDKDSNAFYMLDAEFAARSFTAPAL; from the coding sequence ATGAATGATGGACTAACAGAAGCGTTAAATGAACAAATGAATTTTGAATTTTATTCAGCGCATGTATATCTGGCTATGGCTGCGTATTGTTCTGGTGAGAGTCTTGATGGTTTCGCGAATTTTTTCATCGTACAAGCTGAAGAAGAACGGTTTCATGCTATGAAAATATACAAGTTTCTGAACGACCGCGGACGCCGTGCTAAGCTTGCCGCACTTGGAGAGCCGAATAACAACTATGTGTCGATTTTGGATGCATTTGAGCACGGCTATGCACATGAACAAGAAAATACAAGACGCTTCTATAACTTGTCTGATCTGGCGATTAGTGATCGTGAGCATGCTACGATTAACTTCCTCAAATGGTTTATTGATGAGCAGGTTGAAGAGGAAGCGCTGTTCGATAACATTATTCACAAACTTAAGCGTATCGACAAAGACAGCAATGCTTTCTATATGCTGGATGCGGAGTTTGCAGCA